Within Tenebrio molitor chromosome 3, icTenMoli1.1, whole genome shotgun sequence, the genomic segment CACTTAATTACTCGCACCACCTGTTCATTagagaattattttaaaaattcttgtgATAATGGTACGCACCTGTAGAAATAAGTATGTTATTAAAGCATTGTGTAAAAAGGAGTAAATTATATTACTTATGATAATGTAACGATTTTTTAGTGTAGTTAGTCTTCCTTTTCGTTCTCGTCCTTTCATGGCTGCAACCAGTTTAACAGCAATGTGCATACAAGAAATCTTTTAACCCACacgacataaaaattaattctctcCAAAAACAATTTAGATACCTAATATTTAAACGACGTTCTTCAATTTTATACCTATAATCTAGATATTTTTGGATGCAACATCAACCATCTCTTGTAGTCTAATTTTCAAGATTAGTATCAACAATAGAAGTATTCAGTATTTTTCGTGTCAtgaagaaattttgaaatcagGAAATGTAGATATCAATTCAACGTATGAGTTTGTTACCCGGCGCGTCCGCCATTTGTgacatttaatgacaaataAAAGTAACTGGTTTTCTTGGAATGCTGAGAAAGAAACAGAAAGAaggaacaaaaacaatttttaagtcAACTCTAGCTCAGTACGAAAAACCGATTGCGCTATTGTTAcgacttaataaaaaaacagttttttagtATCACATACGAGATAAAGACAGGagtttttgagtttaatttgcCAAGTCGAAGTGTACAAAACATTCTTTCAAGACTCACTAACAGCTCAAGaaacaaagcaaaaaaattattacagatTTTATATTGAAAAATTGATTGAAAGATGAATtggtaaaatgaaattaaattgattGATTTCAGTTGTAGTatgcatttttgttttaaacaattaattattttgaaaaattaaaatgcattTATGGCATTTTGTCAGGCAGAATTGGCAGAAAGCTGTCACAAAATTACAGGAATCTGTAAGAGTTGCGAAAAGTTCACGTTTAGTCATCTTATTTAATCATTATCTTACAGTTTTAATACTTCTCAACTTGTAAAATACTTCCGTTGCATTATTTTTCCCTTAAAATATAtatctattattttatttcgtattttttccaCCAATCTTAGCATGagaaattttgaggttatgttgtcgATGACCTGTCAAAAACAGTAgtgttttttttgaaaaaaaaaacgaacgaTGGATCCAGAAAAGCCCCACCTTCAATTCGTGCCGGTTTCCTCGTTCGTCCAGCCCAGCTTTTGGAATAAATTGTACGAGCTGAAGATCAACATCGACAAATTGGATGACAGCGAACGAGACATTTGTGGTTTCTTCGCGAATACATCTTCAACTTGGACCACTCATATTGTAGAAGTTGACAGCACCTCGTTCAATTCGTAATCATTCTGACAAAATTTAATCATTGAATTAATCCGTGTTTGTAGAACGttcaacaaacaaaatgaTAATGTCCCTTTCCACGGTCAAATATTTAACAAGAACACCATTGAGCAGTTTAAAGACTGTGACAAAACTGCGTTGATAAATCAGGAGGGCCGACGATTTTTGGACGATCTGAAGAGCGGGAAAATCCTGGAAAAACCGTCAATGCTCAATTTCTTTTGTATTCTGTCATtcagtgtaatttttttgtagttaTTGATACACTCTGACATCATAGTTTTTCAGgacttaaaaaaataccatTTCTATTACTGGTTCGCATTTCCGGTGCCCCACAATCTGGAAATTACCCTAGATGGGGTTTGTCCCATTTCTCAACAGTTCTCAAAAGAACAGGTTTGCTtcaattatatattttttatcactACATCACTAATTTTGCTACAGATTGCAACTTTGAGTGAAAATTATCTCCAACTGGAACCCCACCAAAAAGCTTATTTTCTGTGGCACCAGAACCAAACCCAGTCTCTCCAGTCCAAGCTCAAAGACATTACCGATACAAACCATGAAGaatattattttgcttttgcaGACTACATCAGTGTAGGGAATCACCCCAaatcacaattaaaaaattacataatctTTCTGTTGCATTACTGGTTagtctaaaaaaatattgaaaaacatGAACTGACTCCGATTTTTAGCCCCTTTCTGGGAGGTAAAAGCGTTAATTTCTTGTTGCTATTCTTGGACCGGAAATTATCGTGCTCCCCGAGTTTAATCTATAAATTAACTTTGCCCCAAGTCAACGCGACCATTGAAGACATTATTTACGGCGGCGGCGACAACGCTTGGGCTGGGTGGGAGAAAAACGAAAAGAACAAGTTTGGACCGCGCTTCTCCAATATGAAAGCCACGATGGACCCTCAAGTGTATTTGCAATCTGAAATCACGCCAGATTCTTTGTTACTCTTGTGGTTTCAGACTGTTTGAGGAGAGTGTTGATTTGAACCTGAAACTGATGAAGTGGCGCCTGCTCCCTGAGATAAACTTGGAGACTATAAAACATGTTAAATGTCTTCTGCTGGGGGCGGGGACTTTGGGGTGTTCAGTCGCGAGGAATTTACTGGTATTCTGCACCATCCCCAAATCTAGATCGTAATCTTTATTAATGTGTTGCAGGGCTGGGGGGTCAGGAATTTCACTTTTGTGGACAACTCAACAGTGTCATACTCAAATCCCGTGAGGCAACACCTCTTCAACTATGACGACGCCATCAACAGCAAACCCAAAGCGCAAGCAGCTGCAGATAATTTGCGCAAAATATTTCCCTCAATTGTATAATCTGTTCACATAATTGTGGAGATGTTTCATGTATTTAAATTCCAGAATTCTCAAGCTTGCCAGCTCACCATACCCATGCCAGGTCACAGTGTAGGAGAAAATACAGTCGAGTCAGTAAAAAAAGATGTGGACGACTTGACACAACTTATCCAAGCCCATGACATAATTTTTCTTCTGACCGACTCTCGCGAGAGTCGCTGGTTGCCTACGCTACTCGGACTGTTTTATAAGAAAATCATAATAAATGTAGCTCTAGGATTTGATACTTATTTGATAATGAGATATGGTCGCAAAAACGGCGACGCTGTTGCCAAAGTAGAAGCTTCTTCGActcgttttcaaaaaatctcaGGGACTGAACTGGGTTGTTACTTTTGCAACGACGTAACAGCCCCAGGAAACGTAAGTTGGGTAACACTTTAACGCAGGTTTAACCAGCGCGTTGCAGTCACTCAAGGACAGAACTCTTGACCAACAATGTACGGTCACTAGACCAGGGGTGTCGTCAATCGCGGGGGCTCTGGCTGTAGAATTGGCGGTGTCGTTAATACAACACGAGCAAGGTATCGACGCCCCCGCGTTCTACAAAACGGGCCCCCAGCCCGATTTGAGTTTCGATGACGACCACGGGGGCATTTTGGGGGTTGTGCCTCACTCGATCAGAGGTTTTTTGTCTAGTTTTACACACGTTTTACCTGCGACGCCTAGGTACAACCAGTGTATCGCCTGTTCTGACATCATCCTAAAAGAGTATGAATCGAAAGGGTTTGAGTTTCTTCTGGAGACTTTCAACAGCTCCACCAACCTGGAAAATTTAACAGGACTCAGTGCGCTCTTTCACGAAAGTAATTACGTCGACGTAAGTATATTTAGTTTTAGTTGTTCGAAAGTCTAACTCACTGGTTGTAGGTGATGGAAATTAACGACGAAGACTGGGAGGGTTAATTTTTCGTCTGTCATATTAGATGCACTGCTTTTACAGCCGCCGCTGCTCATGATATTAAGTACAAGCTTTATTTATAGCTTAATTCATTGttgtctttttatttaaataaaatattgcaatcgattgagattttaaatttgaaacaattcGTCGCGTCGAAAGACGCACGCGCACCCCAAACCACTCTACCCTAAGCGTGGTAACAAGTTTTGATGCTGAATTCTTTGGCATATGGAACAACACGCCAGTTACCACACATACAAACCGGTTTGCGCTCGAACCTGCTTTCCTCACTTGAAGCAATGATGCGGTGCGAAAATTTGAACCAATGGGAGCAAAGTCGCGACCACACCGTctaaatcttttatttttacttgtgACCAAACCGCATCGTCATAATTCATACCGTTGTCCCACTTAACGCCTAATTCCAGGCGAAGTTTATTGTCGTCGAGGGTCGCACAATTGTGCGTTTCTTTTTCGACTGTTGTTCAAATGCGTGGCGATTGTTGGTGCGTGTGATTGTGGTGGCGTAGTACGCAAGTTTTCCACCAGGGGGTCTATGTAAATATTTGAGATTCCGATCATACCAGAATCGCAGGTTTGACCGAAATGTCAAATTCTTTGCACGGTTTTACTTGTTAGTGAGTAATTCGGCGAAGAAAAAGCACCGCGggacaattttcaaaaggaTAAGGGTGGTTGCCGAGTTCGTCACTCGATTCGAGAGGGGTGAGTTGTATTTTCGTGTCCGTGTTATTACACgtgattaaaattattgatttttggggtggaaatttgtttttgtgtttaattttGT encodes:
- the Atg7 gene encoding ubiquitin-like modifier-activating enzyme ATG7, producing MDPEKPHLQFVPVSSFVQPSFWNKLYELKINIDKLDDSERDICGFFANTSSTWTTHIVEVDSTSFNSTFNKQNDNVPFHGQIFNKNTIEQFKDCDKTALINQEGRRFLDDLKSGKILEKPSMLNFFCILSFSDLKKYHFYYWFAFPVPHNLEITLDGVCPISQQFSKEQIATLSENYLQLEPHQKAYFLWHQNQTQSLQSKLKDITDTNHEEYYFAFADYISVGNHPKSQLKNYIIFLLHYCPFLGGKSVNFLLLFLDRKLSCSPSLIYKLTLPQVNATIEDIIYGGGDNAWAGWEKNEKNKFGPRFSNMKATMDPQVLFEESVDLNLKLMKWRLLPEINLETIKHVKCLLLGAGTLGCSVARNLLGWGVRNFTFVDNSTVSYSNPVRQHLFNYDDAINSKPKAQAAADNLRKIFPSINSQACQLTIPMPGHSVGENTVESVKKDVDDLTQLIQAHDIIFLLTDSRESRWLPTLLGLFYKKIIINVALGFDTYLIMRYGRKNGDAVAKVEASSTRFQKISGTELGCYFCNDVTAPGNSLKDRTLDQQCTVTRPGVSSIAGALAVELAVSLIQHEQGIDAPAFYKTGPQPDLSFDDDHGGILGVVPHSIRGFLSSFTHVLPATPRYNQCIACSDIILKEYESKGFEFLLETFNSSTNLENLTGLSALFHESNYVDVMEINDEDWEG